The genome window cacttatcgtctgtcatgtctgtgtgcAATCATACAttgtagattgaatacaatatcgctcttttcaaaggcactaaatttccatagaattacgatccaggtttgtatgcctattctttgataatcgaTGCTGTTATCAGAGTTCCAGCGTACGTCTAGTACAaggcaatacattcaaatattGCTTTCGGCTACCACTACatgtatggtaattaatcctgttacattactACTTCTACATCAAATTTCGCTTTATGCAGATTTGCGCAATTAGCATTTCAGCTCCTTTCAATTTGGTTGTCTACAATGATCACCATCCTGGGATCTACCGGTATATTAATAATAGAATTCATATGGAACTGTTAACTGCACCATCTCTCCTTCTACcccttcttcctcttcctctatCCTTACTCTATCTTTTCCCCTGCATTGCCTCCAGCatcccggcagctacgccactgctcagaACACGAGAGTTTCTCGATTTATACCACAGaatctacatttgaaatcttTTACCCCAAGCCTTGAAATTGTGTAAGGCTGACAGGGAGTCAATTGAAGCAGGAACCGCAAAGCTTAGGACCCCTTGgaagataataaataattgaCCTCCAAGAGAGATCTGCGCCTTTCGATTTCATTAGCTTCAAGAGATTGCCCTGTTGAACGAGCGGCTTGATATAGTTTCTCATAGCAAGAACACTGGAAATAAGGCCTTTGaccatttatttaaattttggCCAATTCGTCTCGCTGTCTTCGTTATCAGAAAGTTTTTTCGTCCAACCGCATTGAATCATTTTGGTATCGGTGAGTTCGTGAACAGCattcattacgtttgggttttggaaagaaccttctgttaaatcatgcatgactcaattacaaatctctacatccctttcttcttgtctattgatattttgaatagtgtttatctttccctaatagatagcgccctgatcgattcttcctgcatatcaatatgcttcatttacattacagtacagagatcggacactaatctctgcaataacaaaccataaacaatgatcacctatattacaggtgatataacaggtctatattacaggattagattagtaaactatgatctatttgcaagtattataatatattgattgagcaggaaagatgtgatactatttttttgtatagtagtctagttgccggcgtcaggtatacatagaatggttttttttatgatgatgacatgtatgatgcaaaatcataggtgttgtgcgtttggtaATTTGGGAgggtggggttcaaaatgaccccataggattataaaatcaaaatttcaattgctcaaatacctctttcaaatatatcaaattatttacataaataaacaaaaacaaataaataaataaataaataaataaataattaaataaataaataaataaataaataaataaataaataaataaataaataaataaataagtaaataaataaataaacgaaaaaaattgaacaaaacattaaaataataaaaaataacctTTGCTGGAAGGAGGACTCGatccaacgatattgacattagcagtctgatgctctaccattgagctatgacagcatgtagtgatgagggtcgagtttttagcttatacagtgtttgtctgtgataatgccgcctcgtgaaagaaataaatataaaatctcaatttttaatttaaatttatttgataattttctaacctatattttctttagagcagggacaaatatttccccttttatccaatttgaccgctaaataagaatctatatacttcttttattactaatttaattaagactgggaaataataacccgacattcgccgctgacattcgtactgcagaagcggagttataactttttaaaatttgctccttccgtaaaagggtacattattttggcactttttctttttttttccacattgctggtattaaatatcaaatggtcataattggcggtcacttcaaatcatccccaactgaacgaggttcaggaaagtcctctcattgtcaattgttggttagcccaccacttgaacaggatttagccaaagcaaacaaagacttaagctttttactaatgctatacataagtataagcttattatcctcttcaacaataggattaactggaattacgtgctagtgtcattggttattgttaaaaggcaataaggcgtgtaattgcaatatttcctctgaataggaaagactctctacatcgaaccatggatgctgaaggttcgcaatactgttattagctgttatttaggggaaggtatcttccaaccccaatttcaaatgtTGTAGATGTAGTAGCATATCGGGTATAAATTTTGAACTTAAACTCTTCACGCACCAGACACATGTTCATATTGTATATTGTGGAGCACGTGTCGCCGAGTGAATAGGACgctcgactcataatccatagtattctagcaatttgacctgcgggtcaccattagagtttaaAATAAACCTTACTTTACGCCATACCTTCAAgttttgtttaaacaattttatgacTTCCTTAGATTTACCCAAAAAGTTATATTACTACCGATGAATTTTCAGGTTCATCCTGGAGAGATTTGAACACATCATTACCAAATGCAAACGTGCAGGCATCTGATTTGCCACTGCGAATGGAAATAGATTTGCATTTGACCGGTTTAAGAGTCATGTTCATCCAtactattcctcttgtgtgtcagcttttgtctcaatatttgagtgcaaacaccgttaGGTCATGCTTGCCTCCGACCCGCTTTAACATAGCTACATGCAAGTGAGGCAATTACCTCGTCAAATAGTAAGATAGAAAAGAGGGAAACAAGAAAtccgctatacgctggcgaagtgatgtaataatcgtattaactaccatagcaatagaatataccgcgttacactggtacgttcacgcggtattaAACCATataatgctgatcacttgcacctgtaagattagtatctttgaaaagaccggtattgtattcaatctatgattgcagacatgggtgatgagtgcaacctgcttatagtgcagcgcgatatattaaaaattgtttttacctattgctattgttggtagttaatccgatttattacatcacttcgccagcgtattgtcaGGATTGCCTCCTCATGGCCCATTTCCAGGACAATAAGACCCTGTTAAAAAGCTACCGGTAGTATTTTCATACCAATATTTAAAATGAGTACCATCGAATTTTAATAACAACTTCGATGATGAGTACATATTTTGTGTAGACACCTTAAACTGGATCTATGAGTCAATTTCTAAGGTCAAAGGAAAGTCTGGGGATACTATTGGAAAAGATAGATTGTTGATTAGTGCGGAAGAGTTTGCACAAGTTTTCTTACCATATACATCATCATCGTTGATTGTAATAATTGTAAAAGCCCCGGATTGATCAATCCCATCGTGCTCTGCGATGTAAAGCATGAGGTTTTCTTGTGGTGCTTCCGGAATGTCGTCATCTAGAATCTCGATGTTCACAGTCTTTTCAGTTTCGTCCACGTCAAAATTGACAACAAAAAGCGTTATTTTGGTAAAATCTGGCTTTGTTGTTGTAGTACAATCGGATGATATCGCTAGCCAATCGTCTGCTGATATTGCTACATTTCAATGTGATTGATCAAGAAATATTGATAAGATTGAAAGATTGATCCCACATGATATCTGTCAAAATCGTTTTACTTCAATGTTGGGAGTGCTGTATTGCATATATCAGACCTCGAGGGCAATGGGTTTCATAGCATTTCACCAATTCTCCAGGGTATCCGGTTTGGTGAAACATCCGgatttttaatttaaactataTAGTACTAAAACTGTGCTTTTTGTACAAtaagttttaaacaaaacattaaatGTTGCCTTTTGTGATCACACTATACATGGTATAGCCTCCGTGAAAGGAAGCTCCCGTGGTCAATGAACGTCATGCCAGACCGTTGATTTGCTTGAAGTCTTTTGGAATTAGTTTCCATGGGTACAgtattttctttatcaaattagGTTTACCTTAGAAACACTTACAAACACTTCCGGTAAAATTACATATTGTGCATGTTCTCGCGATGGTTACATTGATTGAATCATCTCCCTCTGATACATCATATGGGCCAGGAATACTGTAAGGGAAATCTGACATATGTACGTTACTTAGTTTAGTTATATTACAAATGAACATCCATTCATAAAACTCCCTGGTAATGCATTCGTCGGGAAGAGGTAGAATAATAAAGATTTCTTACCTTTTTGAATGACGTTTGGTAGATATTGACCAGTATCAGGGCATCCTAATACACCAATTGTTAAACAACGTTCTAATTTGTCATTGACAAAAGAGAGGGGTTCAATCTGTATAAAGTTTGATGAAACAATCTTTTCGAAAAATACTACAGCAAGCAGTTGTAGTCGCTTTCTCGTTCCAAAAACCTGATGAGaacaaaaatgtgcaaattgATAAAGTTAAGATGGATCTCATAATGCTGGATAGCTGAAATCAAAAGTAATCCAGAATCAGATCCATGTCCAATGACTTTATATTGACAAGGACTATCGAGCTTGCATCAACAGATGATATAATAGAATGCTGACTACTGACGATCCGACTGGAAAAGTAAATCTTACATACACCTAGAGATAATGTCTAAAACACCAACATATATGCCATGACTAGCATTGAGTCTCTTATCTAATAAATTATGTAAGGTGTTGCCGGCTAATATGCTTTAAGGCACATCCAGCGTTTGACAGAAGAGCTCAAAGGATTACCAACTCATGGCAGAAGTAGAGCTGGACGTCTACGCATCTTCCCGGGACACCTCCTTTTTAACGGGCAAGTTTTAGTTTGAGGAGAGCTGTTACTTTCTTGCCTGCTATGCGTGATTCATGAAGCAATGAACCAATAGCTACCAATAGCAGCTTATCTTTGATAAGTGCGTTTCATCTTCGTGCATTGATTTTTGTGAAAGCGGAACGGCCACATGATTATAAATACGCGTGTATTTCTGCGCGTATCTTTAagctaaagccatgatttctccgtgatacggaaaaacggaagaATTCACAGcacagaattcggggtttgctcacggaaatatgaaaatgccacaaaatagtgaaaaactgtgtaaaatgtctaacttttgtgttgatttgcaaaagaaaacaaagaaaattgatgatttagcagtaatcaaccatgaAACAATCCAATCTAGCATTCATTCTAGGCCTATGATCCAATATTCTGGCCGATACAGCTATCGAAAGTACACGCAAGATAATTCATGGTGCTTAATTTTAATTGGGACGTTGAGAGGAGACTAaagtaaaaaggtacatataattatgtaagacaaattacacttttaaaaacatgcttgtattcacttttcacgctttataatgtaaaacggaaaatcactgaatcgtccaatttgtaacacggagtttgaattttgtaacacggaaaaatcatggctttacttTAAGCAGTAATGGCTGGTTCGATTTCATTGCAGATGCAAGTTTCATTGAGTGAATTAAAATATAAAGTTGGTAAGCTTTAAGTTAATCGCGAGTCGCGATGACTTCATACATACCTTAGGATTACCAGAGTCATCACGGATGTAATCAAGTGCGTTTGAGTCATTCCCAATCTTAATCCATACAGAAGTAACATACTTAGAAGCTGTAGCTTCTACTTTGAATCCAGTCAATATTTGGGGAGATCCAAAATCAATCTGAATCCAAGGAAACCAGGAATCAATGCAAAGAGCAGCTTGGTTTATTTTTCCCATGGATCCGGTTATGAAACTCTCGGTGGTATTGAGCGGTATAGTGGTTCTTACCAGAAGAGGAGTCTTGCACActgcatgaaaataaataaatactacagGTTACATTTGCAAATTCGGTTGCTAGTGTCAAATCAGTTCCTTTCAATTACTGCCTTTAAACCACTGTCATCAACATGCAACGCCTTGCCCATTTTTTATAACTTTGATTAGTAGTTGTAACATTTTCCAAACGGTATACTAATCATcttatttaaataaaacaattggTCTTCTCAACAGTCTTAGGATAGGaggaaaatttacatttgaaGAATTTTTTGTCTCTTGCCATATTCCACCGTTTACGATCAATATTAAAGCTCAACATGGCCAAAACCCTGTCACTCTTTAGTGTCATGTAGAGGGTGTACGATGTCTTAATTGGAATGAATTCTGTCGGTACACACTATGAAAGCACATTTACAAAATACCTCTATCGTTACAAAAATACATGACAATattaattaaaacattataaaataaaagttaagTACCAGTTTGACACATTTCTCCAATGTAGCCATTACGACAGCTGCACTCATAGAAACCGACGCCATTGACGCATTCTCCGAAATTCAAACAAGGACTTGAGTCACATTCGTCCACATCTTAAGATATAAAAGAAAAAACTACGAGTTATTTTATAGCGACAATGACTATTAGGGCGGGTCAtaaatagggaaggtttttatttcaaatcggccatggccaaaaggtgttccacttgaccccacttgaacaaatatgcactttaaaaaataattcaagtgggtcttcagaccccaccaccacccttattccctatatactgaaatatgcacattttgtccgatattcaaagaacagatacataatgagaggacatgttgcttcaaaacgtacattttatccacccagaagcacttttcaaacacaaattaatcatctactatagaaaatagtctataaacaatacttttctctgaatttcataacactttgtatgctaagatgtccaatattcaccaatatcgcataaatattacacatacaaaagtgggtaacttctaataacatagccatgacaaaattaggttgatgtattattaccggacttgcttaaaaaggaattaaatgaatcagtagctgtttatatgtgacccatcatgacAAAACCCGTCATATGTCGTCACTTTTGAAGATACATCCAATAAACATTACagtaaaaaaaaggaattttgacgggaaaattttacattttcatggaCAAAAAATTTAGCAAATACATGTATGACAAATGATATTCCACTCATAGGCCTATTAGCGGTTTACTGTTTACCTGACACTACACTTGAAAGTCTTTCTTTGATTCAAATACTGGCATTTTAAGGCACGTGATCGGCAGATTTGACGAATGTAACCATCCCTTGCCTTCTGCCCATATACCTTGCCACTGGCTTCAGACACCAACTTTATCGCTCTTTCCACTGATTGTGTGTGGCATGGATATTTGGGTACATTTATTGGGACATTTACTATATCTTAAACCTGCTCATCAGTTAGGTGCTTTGTCAGAGGTGGCTCAGTGGCTCTTTGCGCCAATCTATCATTTTGCTGTAAGCCGATGCTGAAACCTTGATCTGAGGGACTTTGAAAAAGCATACAGTCTCATCTGTTGGGTAGTCTAGGAAACGTGTCTCCATCTGCTTCATCATCACTATATCCCTCTACTTCTACATTGACAAGCTCTGAATGAGCAGAAAAGGCATTTCTTTGCATTGCCCTCTTCGCTATGTTCTTCTCAGTGGTTGTCAAATGTTGCAAAAGTTTTATCATGTGGAAAAAGTTTCTAGGTGCTTTTGTGATAGAAGGATTGCTTTTGATTGTGAACCACATAGGGGTGTAGAATTTGACAACAATATTTGCCAATCCTGTCAGTCCAACAGAAGGCCCAGGTGTTCTGATATACAAGCATAGAATTCGTTCTGCAGTTGTTAGCCAACGTGAATGATTGAGACCACCTGGTTCATTGAGTAGATCTTCTAGCCAGTTACCTGAGATCACAGCCATACAAAACTTGTTCTTGTATATATCAGAACATCTGAGCCTTCTTTTGGACTGACAAGATTGGCAAAATCATTGTTGTCAAATTCCACGCCCCTATGTGGTTCACAATCAAAAGCAATCCTTCTATCACAGATGCACCCAGAAACCTCTTCCAGATGATAAAACTTTTGCGACACTTGACAGTCACTGAGAAGAACATAGCCAAGCGGGCAATGCAAAGAAATTCCTTTTCTGCTCACCCAGAAAACCTCCTCCTTGCAATGACAGCTGACATCACTCCAATCATTCGAGAAGAGGCTGTTAGCTGCACGGAAACACGTGGTCAATGTTGCAGAGCATTTTGGCGGCACAGGTGAAGATGTACAAGACAAGCTTGCCAATGTAGAAGTAGAGGGATATAGTGATGATGAAGCAGAAAGAGACACGTTTCCTGACGAAGACTACCCAACAGGTGAGACTGTACGCTTTTTCAAAGTCTCTCAGATCAAGTTTGGAGCATTGGCTTACAGCAAAATGATAGATTTGCGCAAAGAGCCTGTCACTGAGCCACCTGTGACAAAGCACCTAACTGATGAGCAggttaaagatatagtaaatgtcCCAATAAATGTATCCAAATATCCATGCCACACACAATCAGTGGAAAGAGCGATAAAGTTGGTGTCTGAAGCCAGTGGCAAGGTATATGGGCAGACGGCAAGGGATCGTTACATTCGTAAAATCTGCCGATCATGTGCCTTAATGCCAGTATTTGAATCAAAGAAAGATTTTCAAGTGTAGTGTCAGGTGACAATAATTTGCATCACTGGTGACATTAAACGTGTTGAAACGTGttgtaaatatacatgtacaaggaTGATTTATAAGGTCCAGTAAATAtacacaaaaatggttgaaaagatCTTTGATTTCCTGAAGGAAACCGGTAAACCGCTGATATGAGTGGAATATCATTTGTCATATTTGCTACATTTTTtgtccatgaaaatataaaattttcccgTCAAAATTCCCTTTTTTAATGTAATTGTTATTGGGATGTAACTTCAAAAGCGGCGACATATGACGGGTTTTgtcatgatgggtcacatataaacagctacagattcatttaaaggagtatttcgtgattctagcatcctctttttatgacatttttcagtagatatccacgaaaaaagcctattcccaaaatttcagttgattccgattttgcgtttgcgagttatgcatgattatgcgtattacactgctccaaagacaatgcgttgtaatttcgttctggtgcaccagaacgaaattcaaatttcacgatatcttagctaaacaaattaatctgcaagagatattttgtacataaacattatgtagccagaggtttccagcgatataaaaatctcaactttttaaagaaaagtgggggatgaggctgtggatcacgaaatgcccctttaattcctttttaagcaagtccggtaataatacatcaacctaattttgtcatggctatgttatgagaagttacccagttttgtatgtgtaatatttatgcgatattggtgaatattggacatcttagcatacaaagtgttatgaaattcagagaaaagtattgtttatagactattttctatagtagatgattaatttgtgtttgaaaagtgCTTCTGGGTGGATAAAATGTACGTTTTGAAGCAATATGTCCTCTCAATAtgtatctgttctttgaatatctgacaaaatgtgcatatttcagtatatagggaataagggtggtggtggggtctgaagacccacttgaattattttttaaagtgcatatttgttcaagtggggtcaagtggaacaccttttggccatggccgatttgaaataaaaaccttccctatttaTGACCCGCCCTAATGACTATGTCTTTCTGTCTCATCTTACACAGGAATCTTTCCTGGTAATATTTATGCTCTTGATTGAAGATCTTGATTGATGCTGATTTCATGCACCACCCCCAAGGTAccttcaatgggctattctatttcaaatccacactcctgtggaagatgttggaaacATCTTTCACAGGgaaaatatgaattttaaatggaatgaacacattaggcaactccatttgaatgcAGTACGCCCTCTGAGGAAGATTCAAGAGAGATGGGCGAGTTTCAAATATAgttggtaattccatttgaaatttatactcccctgtgaaagatattccAACATATTCTACAGGGGATGTGTAtaattgaaatggaatagccgatTTTATTTTCCAGAAGCTATTTCACATTGCTCGTCTTGTATCTTTCGCCAATCTTGCTTCGTCATTTTTATATACATGATATCTATTTCATACATACTATTCCATGTTCTGCATTATCTAAAATCGAATGTACTCTATGCCGATTTTATATATAACCTTGCGTCTTATTCTATTGTTTGTGTAGCCAATCcgtatcacggttgtttgatgtgaccatttattaatttaatttttttattaaatttaatttttttaacaaaacattatataatattaaattcTAGACATGGACAATACCAAAAACTATCACACTATAATATGTACGTATTTTTTCAGCTCTTTTTTAACACAGATTTTAGTTTCTTTTTCAATTTATTCATCTTTTGCTGCATATTTGTGGTATTTTGTATTCCATAAGCCGTATATTTGTGagcaaactgagggcgctatttacatatattttaaatttaatttagccaaataatataagttattcctaacatttcatgataaatagTTTTGTGAAAATGTCGTTACTATCTGTTATTCCttttctaatatttttaatgaaattataccagtgtctaacccttgtaaagatgaaaacacgattttatacaaatagcgccatcagtgttcaccttttcttaaaaaatgacgtagttttatgctatcaaacaaccgtggtattAGAAATGACATCTAACAAGTTGTCACATGTACCTCTTTTGTCGTGATTATGTCTTACTTGACTCCCTGCGAATCATATTTGCCAATACCCATAACCTCTATAAATAAAAATGCCATTATATTATTTTACCAATATCACAGTTGATGCCTTCAAAGCCGGGTATGCAGGTACAATTGTAAGAGTTGATGTTGTCCACACAATCTTGATTAGTTAAACACGGATTAGATAAACACTCATCGATATCTGAAATATAAGTCAACATAAAGAATAACACCTTTCAATgtaaatcaattcaaaatatcGTTGTTGATGAGCAGGGTAAACCATCATGTAACTTTGACCTCAGAAGTCAAACCTTCTACGAAGTAAAACATGACCAAGACAacaattttgtcattttctttggcACAAAAAACGGTtccaaatataaaattaaaacaacaaattttTTCGAAGTGGACTTTTGAAAGTCCATTATTTTGAAGAAACAAGGCTTTTTTGGTGTACACCAAAAACGTTAAGGTTTTTTAAATATACGTAATGCGTGTATATACTATAGTATTGCTTGTATTTAGGTTCAATGTGTTAGAATTATCAGGGCagtattcataataattattgttggaAATGCACGCGCCAAACACACGCGTGACAAGATACACCTGTCCACCTCGCATGCCGACGCGCGATCATTGTACGCAGTGTACTCGTAGGATATACGCGAGTGAATAAACATGAATACGCATTTCTGCGCACGCACATAATGCTGAATGCATGACTTACTGAACAGTATACGCAATGACATACGCGAGTGTATACACATACATACGCACCCCGCGAGCCGCGCACGTATATAATAATCAACACAAGACTTGCCAAACCTTGTACGCATGTGACATTTACTAGTGcatacacatacgcacaaacatctccaacacattttacttgtaacgtttaaacgcccaaaacgcattgcgcattataGTCTAAAGCATACTATTCAAAACGTATGCGAACACAGTACGCGTATATGACAATCAAGTGTGCTTACGCACAAACACGTGTAGTACATAATTTGTCTctcgttataaaaggtcagcagaccttgctcgtccttcaacatgttcgaggggagtatgccgatttaatttggttacgtaaTGTATCCTTCCAAAGCAAACACTATAGACCATAAGAGCctcgtccaatggcacagtccaataacctcaattacatattcatagcgcaaaatttgacctcaagttgcagagtatgagtttttgtacccaaatcttcaaaggtcattcaatgaatgtataaatgtattgaagTTTAAGAACTGTTCACCTGAAAGatcagcatgttgtggatcctagtgaaatgaACTGGAAATTGTGtcattgtaaaagttctaatgttgtcctcgagagagacagttatatgcttcgctatgcatctgtgtgttaaaacaggctCACTTTGTACAATATTATAAAGCGAGAAAAACGCATGtctggttgtacataacacgTGAGCAAGACAGGCtctataataatgtaacattaatgtttcacattccttTACCCCCTCCCCatcaatgtttaagcaaacacttgactaaacgtcATTTCATTTGAAAGTTACTGCTTGGTTATTAATAATGCAAATAAAGTGCTAAACCCTTAACATTTTGCTAACACCCCATCCCTCCCCTCCCcctccaatcaatgttgggttctaGGCTCCCGTGACCATACAAACtaggattcaaaattgcagagtccgaacacggaggctgatcataagagccagatcaacattgttacgggggaagGGGGTGTCGAATACGGTTCATGGTCCTAAAGTATCCCAAGACTAGTTTCCGTATCTtgggttttgtttacaatttcctatgcgatggtaatgacatttaaaaaataaagaaaaaaaattgacggTGATTCGAACAAGGGATCTctagattattattatcatcatcatcatcatcgtcgtcgtagAGCCTGGTTTCcaccaaaaaatatcaacaacCAGATAAGGCTCAAATGAAAATAAAGTGGACTATTTACAGTCCAtttcgaaaaaatattttgttttaatatttcagAGATA of Amphiura filiformis chromosome 14, Afil_fr2py, whole genome shotgun sequence contains these proteins:
- the LOC140170386 gene encoding uncharacterized protein produces the protein MKLDTDGFSKWTLASNERCYCTSVIAPIKYFINVEDSKYCSDKPEPQWWFVESIDALTLRENWTPTRLDVLLDRAAFCGFDECLSVPCLNGGTCEDRFGGYVCLCLPGFDGDLCQNDIDECLSNPCLTNQDCVDNINSYNCTCIPGFEGINCDIDVDECDSSPCLNFGECVNGVGFYECSCRNGYIGEMCQTVCKTPLLVRTTIPLNTTESFITGSMGKINQAALCIDSWFPWIQIDFGSPQILTGFKVEATASKYVTSVWIKIGNDSNALDYIRDDSGNPKVFGTRKRLQLLAVVFFEKIVSSNFIQIEPLSFVNDKLERCLTIGVLGCPDTGQYLPNVIQKDFPYSIPGPYDVSEGDDSINVTIARTCTICNFTGSVSISADDWLAISSDCTTTTKPDFTKITLFVVNFDVDETEKTVNIEILDDDIPEAPQENLMLYIAEHDGIDQSGAFTIITINDDDVYGCNNTLGLERDLITDDQLTASSKKNNQIGAEKARLNHRTFWRHADGDSQRWVRVNLFSSYRVSGFVIQGLGNYWVKTCFIKYEDSVGNMQYVLDDTGSNKIFTASSDGLTPALVYFDQPIDTRIIEILGNTCTINTLHNAKPVTCVIRLELLGCNV